A single window of Deltaproteobacteria bacterium DNA harbors:
- the pstS gene encoding phosphate ABC transporter substrate-binding protein PstS: MAPWGCALPETGVELLGAGATFPYPLYSKIFYEYWKVTGVKINYQAIGSGGGQRQLLKKTVDFGGSDAFMSDDALKNAPAEVLHIPTCAGAVAVTYNLPGNPEMRLSPDHVADIFRGKITRWNDNRIAAVNPSTHLPDSDIVVVHRSDGSGTTFVFTDYLSQVNEQWKKEVGAGKAVNWPVGLGSKGNAGVAGLVKYSPGAIGYVEFGYALLNNMPVALLQNRSGHYVQPDTISVSAAADVPLPEDTRISLTNTPTPEGYSITSFTWILVFKEQAYGRRPKDKAKALVNALWWVIHDGQEYARPLHYAPLSTKAREKAEKLIKAITYDGAPLFNDNQAL, translated from the coding sequence ATGGCCCCTTGGGGTTGCGCATTGCCGGAAACCGGCGTAGAATTATTGGGAGCTGGAGCCACTTTTCCCTATCCTCTCTATTCAAAAATATTTTATGAATACTGGAAAGTCACCGGGGTCAAGATCAATTATCAGGCCATAGGCTCCGGCGGTGGGCAGAGACAGCTTTTGAAGAAAACCGTAGATTTTGGAGGCTCTGACGCGTTTATGAGCGATGATGCCCTGAAAAATGCGCCGGCAGAAGTCCTCCACATCCCAACCTGTGCTGGTGCCGTGGCAGTCACCTACAACCTGCCCGGAAACCCCGAAATGAGGTTGTCTCCCGACCATGTCGCTGACATTTTCCGCGGGAAAATCACCCGCTGGAACGACAATCGCATCGCTGCCGTCAACCCGTCGACACACCTTCCTGACTCGGATATCGTGGTTGTCCATCGCTCCGATGGAAGCGGCACCACATTTGTTTTCACAGACTACCTGAGCCAAGTCAATGAGCAATGGAAAAAAGAGGTGGGGGCGGGCAAGGCTGTAAACTGGCCGGTGGGGCTCGGTTCAAAAGGCAATGCCGGGGTTGCCGGGTTGGTCAAATACTCTCCCGGAGCCATCGGCTATGTGGAATTTGGATACGCCCTGTTGAACAATATGCCCGTTGCCTTGCTGCAGAACCGATCAGGGCATTACGTTCAACCTGACACGATCTCGGTGAGCGCGGCGGCCGATGTCCCTTTGCCGGAAGACACCAGGATATCCCTCACGAATACACCGACCCCTGAAGGTTATTCCATCACGAGCTTCACCTGGATACTTGTGTTTAAAGAACAGGCTTACGGACGAAGACCCAAAGACAAAGCAAAGGCACTTGTGAATGCCCTCTGGTGGGTGATTCACGATGGTCAGGAATACGCCAGGCCTCTGCATTATGCGCCCTTGTCGACAAAAGCTAGAGAAAAGGCCGAAAAACTCATTAAGGCAATAACCTATGACGGCGCCCCCCTTTTCAATGACAACCAGGCCTTATGA
- a CDS encoding phospholipase A, with protein MNPESKAGKDGCRVIGISLGIFLVVGWTLMASASVSADGLETVIAPPTIPPQAGKVAEFSVYVHNIGEGIVSVQLPVQVSCRIESGDQTIDVVAKTLEPFEKQPVVVGKNGFIKGRYEFSVPTGLSGPVRMEVREFQAASVMFAVAPAEEPKTQALGRISSEPLEHYPTIDSLFALYQPYLVNLAAYESMYFLVGTNPEKSKFQISFKYRFLDPEGDLAEELPWLKGLHFGYTQTSFWDLKSDSAPFEDTSYKPELFFLSSNIKKRPSWMQGFFLQTGFQHESNGRGGEFSRNTNQLYAKPFFILYDNKTQLGIQIAPKIWTYVHNDNDTNPDLEDYRGFFDLEVKLGKADSFVLESHLRWADEGVSTQWDFTYPLHQHVFRHLGFYFQAQYVNALAESLIDYRERNEALRLGLAIVR; from the coding sequence ATGAATCCAGAATCCAAAGCAGGGAAGGATGGCTGTCGGGTTATAGGTATTAGCCTGGGCATTTTTCTCGTCGTTGGTTGGACGCTCATGGCCAGTGCATCGGTTTCGGCAGACGGTCTGGAAACGGTCATTGCCCCACCAACCATACCACCCCAGGCTGGCAAAGTAGCTGAGTTCTCCGTATACGTTCACAACATCGGGGAGGGAATCGTTTCCGTGCAGCTTCCGGTGCAGGTGTCCTGCCGCATTGAGTCAGGCGATCAAACCATAGACGTGGTGGCAAAAACTCTCGAACCGTTTGAAAAACAGCCGGTTGTTGTCGGGAAAAACGGTTTCATTAAAGGGCGCTATGAGTTTAGTGTGCCAACGGGTCTTTCAGGCCCGGTGCGGATGGAAGTCCGTGAATTCCAAGCCGCCAGCGTGATGTTTGCGGTGGCTCCCGCCGAGGAACCCAAAACACAGGCCCTTGGCCGGATCAGTTCAGAGCCATTGGAGCATTACCCCACCATAGATTCGCTGTTTGCCCTCTACCAGCCCTACCTGGTGAACCTTGCTGCCTACGAGTCCATGTATTTCCTCGTGGGGACCAATCCGGAAAAAAGCAAATTTCAAATCAGTTTCAAGTACCGGTTTTTGGACCCCGAAGGGGACCTCGCCGAAGAGCTTCCCTGGTTGAAGGGGCTCCATTTTGGCTATACCCAAACGTCGTTCTGGGACCTGAAGTCGGATTCGGCGCCATTTGAAGACACAAGCTACAAGCCAGAGTTGTTTTTCTTGTCATCGAATATCAAAAAGCGGCCATCCTGGATGCAAGGGTTTTTCCTGCAAACCGGATTCCAGCATGAATCTAACGGCCGCGGTGGGGAATTTTCACGGAACACGAATCAACTTTATGCCAAGCCTTTTTTCATATTGTACGACAACAAAACACAGCTAGGAATTCAGATTGCTCCCAAGATTTGGACCTATGTCCATAACGACAATGATACCAACCCGGATCTAGAAGACTACAGGGGCTTCTTTGACCTGGAAGTAAAGCTCGGAAAGGCGGACAGCTTCGTGTTGGAATCGCACCTGCGCTGGGCGGATGAGGGGGTATCAACGCAGTGGGACTTCACCTACCCGCTGCATCAGCATGTGTTTCGACACCTCGGTTTTTATTTTCAAGCCCAGTATGTCAATGCCTTGGCGGAAAGCCTGATTGATTATAGAGAACGGAACGAGGCATTACGGCTGGGCCTGGCGATTGTCCGATGA
- a CDS encoding FAD-dependent oxidoreductase: protein MNQKKGSLNKAFLDEAKDCDPQVVYDLLILGGGPAAMSAAIYGARKMLHLGIITRDFGGQVRETTEVENWLGFQAINAMDLADMFEEHVKSFDISVSLPVSATKVLKEGDVFKVQSDDGNTYSGKALIFSTGNRHRPLNVPGEKELVGRGVAYCSTCDAPLFSGQRVAVVGGGNSAFTTANDLLKVDAEVILVNVEKGWQADEVLQERMQKMEKVRFMDYSQVLSIEGKDNVEAVRIKRRDGEKEERLEVGGVFVEIGLLPNNESVKGFVDLNDNGEVIIDCGCQTSVDGLFGAGDVTTVPHKQIIIAAGEGAKAALSAYDYLVNKSFV, encoded by the coding sequence ATGAATCAGAAGAAAGGCTCGTTGAACAAGGCTTTCCTGGATGAAGCAAAGGACTGCGATCCGCAGGTCGTATATGATTTGTTGATATTAGGTGGCGGTCCGGCGGCAATGAGTGCGGCCATTTACGGAGCCCGAAAGATGTTGCATCTTGGTATCATCACTCGGGACTTCGGCGGGCAGGTGCGTGAAACGACTGAGGTGGAAAACTGGCTCGGATTTCAGGCCATTAATGCCATGGATCTTGCTGATATGTTTGAAGAGCATGTCAAGAGTTTTGATATCTCGGTCAGTTTGCCCGTTAGCGCCACCAAGGTGCTGAAAGAAGGCGACGTGTTCAAAGTGCAATCAGACGATGGCAATACGTATTCGGGCAAGGCCTTGATATTCTCCACGGGAAACCGCCACCGTCCATTGAATGTGCCTGGGGAAAAAGAACTGGTGGGCAGAGGCGTGGCCTATTGTTCCACCTGTGACGCGCCGTTATTCAGTGGCCAGAGGGTGGCTGTCGTCGGAGGCGGTAATTCGGCCTTTACCACGGCTAACGACCTCTTGAAAGTCGATGCAGAAGTCATCCTGGTCAATGTTGAAAAAGGCTGGCAGGCAGACGAAGTTCTTCAGGAACGGATGCAAAAAATGGAAAAGGTTCGTTTTATGGACTATAGCCAGGTCCTGAGCATCGAAGGGAAAGACAATGTAGAGGCGGTCAGGATCAAAAGACGGGATGGCGAGAAAGAGGAAAGACTTGAGGTCGGCGGTGTCTTTGTGGAGATCGGCCTTCTGCCGAACAACGAATCGGTCAAGGGCTTTGTTGATTTGAACGACAACGGAGAGGTAATCATAGATTGCGGCTGTCAGACCAGCGTGGACGGGCTTTTTGGCGCCGGAGACGTGACCACAGTGCCGCATAAGCAAATTATCATCGCGGCCGGTGAAGGCGCTAAGGCTGCGCTTTCTGCTTATGATTACTTGGTCAACAAATCCTTTGTTTAG
- a CDS encoding mechanosensitive ion channel, with the protein MNKTPANILRRRMTNTCRLRRPDILGLFRGDDHDGLRRRCKGIGQAFAGWGALFLVLCFWTAGVTGIPPSVWAGAENSTGPAGGNAAQMISEAEITEKLKNLEKRIEISVVAENEQTAGQKGLTQADLSERTNKLRAVHSAYERLLTALKKKASQQGEEALLREKLQAEKQTGIIQEPPYTLSFYDSILDDLRAAAQQKETAGLAAALSRKALEDVTLRFEKAQKEWRGLKDELDAVPGKETRRKLEWEWGGAEVETELAKALITVETVNRDNLLHQVKIAELRADLEERKLNWVRANLHFDETDLKKQLDAISARRSDFEKRVGKLIRKQNEAQAAWLTAQERLKRADKDKPNPVAEATFRAREAWLKSYQAALEQTEDMLRQLGHQEGLWKLRYGLVKGEVRHEDLVMHSQEIENHLASVNRMMSVQQSSQTNLQSQIIALEKKLSEDGLESAVAGHVSHQKKAVQYSVEGGLEYISSLLATEELDRRVIHEIDFRLERFDLKEKVRDVGGWIGKVWDFEVWVIDNHAVTVKKLLVALFILVIGILAAKYFLRAISRRLLAFTQLKETTASAILKMLTFSAYLLVLLFAMRMVNLPLGAFAFLGGAVAIGVGFGAQNLINNFISGFIMMAERPISIGDLIEVEGSLGKVEDIGARCTRVRTGENIRILVPNSSFLEKNITNWTISDKKIRAKIQVGVIYGSPVQEVKRLLLQVVGESQKVLKDPEPFVLFCDFGDNSLVFEVHFWIVVHKILDRRLIESSVRFRIDAVFRDAGIVIAFPQRDVHLDAHKPLEFRLLRDDEGA; encoded by the coding sequence ATGAACAAGACGCCTGCCAACATTCTGCGCAGAAGGATGACCAATACTTGTCGATTGCGTAGGCCTGATATCTTGGGTCTCTTCCGTGGTGACGACCATGACGGCCTCCGAAGGCGCTGCAAGGGCATCGGTCAGGCGTTTGCCGGTTGGGGGGCCCTCTTTCTGGTCCTTTGCTTTTGGACGGCCGGTGTGACGGGAATCCCTCCTTCGGTTTGGGCCGGGGCGGAAAACAGTACGGGTCCCGCCGGCGGGAACGCCGCCCAGATGATCAGCGAGGCCGAGATTACAGAAAAGCTGAAGAATCTCGAAAAACGGATCGAAATTTCCGTGGTTGCCGAAAACGAGCAGACGGCCGGACAGAAGGGTCTCACCCAGGCTGATCTCAGCGAACGCACCAACAAACTAAGGGCCGTCCATTCGGCTTACGAACGTCTCCTGACGGCCCTGAAGAAGAAGGCCTCACAGCAAGGAGAAGAGGCGCTTTTGCGCGAAAAGCTGCAAGCCGAAAAGCAAACGGGCATCATCCAAGAGCCTCCTTATACCCTCAGTTTCTATGACAGTATCCTGGACGACTTGCGGGCTGCCGCGCAACAGAAAGAGACGGCCGGCCTGGCTGCAGCCCTTTCCCGTAAGGCATTGGAGGATGTGACGCTCCGATTCGAGAAAGCCCAGAAAGAATGGCGCGGTCTGAAGGACGAACTCGACGCGGTCCCGGGAAAAGAGACGCGCCGTAAGCTGGAATGGGAGTGGGGGGGTGCCGAGGTTGAAACAGAGCTGGCAAAGGCCCTGATTACGGTTGAAACAGTAAACCGCGACAACCTGTTGCACCAGGTCAAGATCGCCGAGCTTCGGGCCGACCTCGAAGAGCGGAAGCTGAATTGGGTTCGGGCCAATCTGCATTTTGACGAAACCGACCTGAAAAAGCAGCTGGACGCTATTTCGGCCAGAAGATCGGATTTCGAAAAACGGGTCGGGAAACTCATTCGGAAACAGAATGAGGCACAAGCTGCCTGGCTGACCGCGCAGGAAAGACTGAAACGGGCCGACAAAGACAAGCCGAATCCTGTCGCCGAAGCGACCTTCAGGGCGCGGGAAGCCTGGCTGAAGTCCTATCAGGCGGCCCTGGAACAGACGGAGGACATGCTCAGGCAGTTGGGGCACCAGGAAGGGCTCTGGAAGCTGCGCTACGGGCTGGTCAAGGGGGAGGTGCGGCACGAGGATCTGGTGATGCACAGTCAGGAGATCGAGAACCATCTGGCCAGCGTTAACCGTATGATGAGTGTCCAGCAAAGCAGCCAGACCAATCTGCAGTCACAGATCATCGCCCTGGAGAAGAAGCTGTCGGAGGATGGGCTCGAATCGGCGGTGGCAGGGCACGTGAGTCATCAGAAAAAGGCCGTTCAATATTCAGTCGAGGGAGGCCTTGAGTACATCTCTTCTCTCTTGGCGACGGAGGAGTTGGATCGACGGGTCATCCATGAGATCGATTTCAGACTGGAACGATTCGATCTGAAGGAAAAAGTACGGGATGTGGGAGGCTGGATCGGAAAGGTGTGGGATTTCGAGGTGTGGGTGATCGATAACCACGCCGTAACCGTCAAAAAGTTGCTTGTGGCCCTGTTCATCCTCGTGATCGGGATCCTGGCCGCCAAGTATTTTCTTCGGGCCATCAGCAGGCGCCTTCTTGCGTTTACGCAACTGAAGGAAACAACGGCCTCCGCCATCCTGAAAATGCTGACCTTTTCCGCATATCTCCTGGTCCTGCTATTCGCCATGCGTATGGTGAATCTTCCCCTCGGGGCTTTCGCCTTTCTTGGAGGTGCGGTGGCCATCGGTGTCGGCTTCGGCGCTCAGAATCTGATCAACAATTTCATCAGCGGGTTCATCATGATGGCCGAACGCCCGATCAGTATCGGTGATCTCATCGAAGTGGAGGGCTCGCTGGGGAAGGTGGAAGACATCGGAGCCCGATGTACACGGGTTCGCACAGGAGAAAACATACGCATCCTCGTGCCCAACAGCAGTTTCCTGGAAAAGAATATCACCAACTGGACCATCTCAGACAAAAAAATACGGGCGAAGATCCAGGTCGGCGTCATCTATGGTTCGCCGGTCCAGGAGGTCAAGCGGCTTTTGTTGCAGGTTGTGGGTGAAAGCCAAAAGGTATTGAAAGACCCCGAGCCCTTTGTCCTTTTTTGCGATTTTGGAGACAATTCTCTGGTCTTCGAAGTGCATTTTTGGATCGTCGTTCACAAGATTCTTGATCGGCGGCTCATTGAAAGCAGCGTCCGTTTCCGGATTGACGCCGTTTTCAGGGATGCGGGTATTGTGATCGCCTTCCCGCAGCGAGATGTTCATCTCGACGCCCACAAACCCCTGGAGTTTCGCCTCCTTCGCGATGATGAGGGCGCATGA
- a CDS encoding hydroxylamine oxidoreductase, with translation MKKILFIIVLTVGFIGFVASLVSVSHAQAGKNMPKSKEFRMERSMPKEAVACIGCHKVESPGLFADWSHSRHASANITCLDCHQAETSDADVSLEHYKQYERSDEKLGTKEFKTPISAVVTPKDCSRCHPDEAKQYSMSKHANTQEIIWKIDPWLNKGMNSDFERVSGCYHCHGTIMKIEDGKLSPETWPNVGVGRINLDGSKGSCTSCHTRHLFSVMEARKPEACGQCHLGPDHPQIEIYMESKHGDIYTAHGDGYNWTAAPGTWTPGVDFRGPTCASCHMSGAGSVLTTHDVTERLAWEIQAPLTIRPSEFKPFPAKTNWQVERDKMTEICIQCHGKTWVDDHFIKLDKVVAEYNDVYFKPAKKMLDDLYGKGLLDKTRFFDERLEVDYYELWHHEGRRARMGAAMMAPDYAWWHGFYECKKRYNNYIKEARELMDHNKKAYKAVDYPNATGDTTKPPEVFGTVQ, from the coding sequence ATGAAAAAGATACTCTTTATCATCGTTCTAACAGTCGGGTTTATTGGGTTCGTGGCGTCCCTTGTTTCGGTGTCTCACGCCCAGGCGGGAAAAAACATGCCGAAATCAAAGGAATTCAGAATGGAGAGGAGCATGCCGAAAGAGGCGGTGGCCTGTATAGGATGTCACAAGGTTGAAAGCCCCGGGTTGTTTGCCGACTGGAGCCATAGCCGACACGCCAGCGCCAACATTACATGTCTGGACTGCCATCAAGCCGAGACGAGTGATGCGGATGTGAGCCTGGAACATTACAAGCAGTATGAGCGATCGGATGAAAAATTAGGCACCAAGGAATTCAAGACCCCCATTTCGGCGGTGGTTACCCCAAAAGACTGCTCGCGCTGTCATCCTGACGAGGCCAAACAGTACAGCATGAGCAAACATGCCAACACGCAAGAAATTATATGGAAGATAGACCCTTGGCTCAACAAGGGGATGAACAGCGACTTTGAGCGGGTTAGCGGCTGTTACCACTGTCACGGAACCATTATGAAAATCGAGGATGGCAAGCTGAGTCCTGAAACCTGGCCCAACGTGGGGGTGGGCCGCATCAACCTTGATGGCAGCAAGGGAAGCTGCACGAGCTGTCATACAAGGCATCTTTTCTCCGTCATGGAAGCGAGAAAGCCCGAAGCCTGCGGTCAGTGCCACCTGGGGCCCGATCACCCTCAAATTGAAATTTACATGGAGTCCAAGCATGGAGATATCTACACCGCTCATGGAGATGGTTATAACTGGACTGCCGCTCCCGGCACATGGACTCCAGGCGTGGATTTCAGGGGCCCAACGTGCGCATCTTGCCATATGTCCGGAGCGGGCTCCGTATTGACTACCCATGATGTAACAGAGCGTCTTGCATGGGAGATCCAGGCCCCCTTGACCATTCGGCCTTCTGAGTTCAAACCCTTTCCGGCCAAGACCAACTGGCAGGTGGAACGGGATAAAATGACGGAAATCTGTATCCAGTGCCACGGCAAGACCTGGGTGGACGATCACTTTATTAAACTGGACAAGGTGGTGGCCGAATACAATGATGTATATTTCAAACCGGCTAAAAAGATGCTCGATGATCTTTACGGCAAGGGACTTTTGGACAAGACGAGGTTTTTTGATGAACGTTTGGAAGTGGACTATTACGAATTGTGGCACCATGAGGGACGCAGGGCCAGGATGGGTGCTGCCATGATGGCGCCAGATTATGCATGGTGGCACGGCTTTTATGAGTGCAAGAAGCGATATAACAACTATATAAAAGAGGCCAGGGAGTTGATGGATCATAATAAAAAGGCCTATAAGGCCGTGGATTATCCCAATGCAACGGGCGATACGACCAAGCCGCCTGAGGTTTTCGGCACGGTCCAATAA
- a CDS encoding NapC/NirT family cytochrome c produces the protein MKKAIKPAIFIAIGLVLAFPLFSLAYYTMVRTTTPQFCASCHEIQFAFNTWKTSTHVNNAQGFVADCMDCHLPAPYDTFNFFYAKTAHGIKDVVLHFFQDDYDHEKNRQVAYESFKNEQCQKCHRNLLYIPDKRGAMLAHRSVVYARDGFEKNCVDCHRNLVHNPRPFYAYKQFSKNYRGEGL, from the coding sequence ATGAAAAAGGCAATCAAGCCGGCCATCTTTATCGCCATCGGCCTCGTCTTGGCCTTTCCATTATTCAGCCTTGCTTACTACACCATGGTTCGTACCACGACACCTCAGTTTTGCGCATCCTGCCACGAAATCCAATTTGCTTTCAATACATGGAAAACCTCAACGCATGTGAATAATGCCCAGGGTTTTGTGGCCGACTGCATGGACTGTCACCTGCCCGCACCCTACGATACCTTCAACTTTTTCTATGCCAAGACGGCCCATGGGATTAAGGACGTCGTACTCCATTTTTTTCAAGATGATTATGATCATGAGAAAAACCGCCAGGTCGCGTATGAATCGTTTAAAAACGAGCAGTGCCAGAAATGCCATCGTAACCTCTTATATATCCCTGATAAACGAGGGGCCATGCTGGCTCACCGGTCGGTTGTTTATGCTAGGGACGGTTTTGAAAAAAACTGTGTCGACTGTCATCGAAATCTGGTCCACAACCCCAGACCCTTTTATGCCTATAAGCAATTCAGTAAAAACTACAGGGGCGAAGGTTTATAA
- a CDS encoding divalent cation transporter, with protein MPYLYEALLLATLAGIAMPIGGAIAAIERIHPAWLENEFRHAVISFGGGALFAAIALVLIPEGIKNLSILSVSVSFVSGAVFFLVIDYLIAIRGGAISQVLAMLLDFIPEAMALGAIIAQDSSGALLVAFLIGLQNLPEGFNAFREVKANRYCSSCNALIIFTGLALLGPLSALIGLKYLAGNQLVLNKIMVFCAGGILYLIFQDIAPQAKLKNRWAPPLGAIAGFLLGVIGHMMAYSNTG; from the coding sequence ATGCCATACCTTTACGAAGCCCTATTACTCGCAACACTCGCCGGTATTGCAATGCCGATTGGTGGTGCAATTGCCGCCATCGAACGAATTCATCCGGCTTGGCTTGAAAATGAATTTCGTCATGCTGTAATTTCTTTTGGAGGAGGCGCACTTTTTGCGGCTATTGCCCTGGTTCTTATTCCTGAAGGAATAAAAAATTTATCTATTCTTTCTGTTTCTGTCTCCTTTGTCAGTGGTGCAGTATTCTTTTTGGTTATTGATTATTTAATTGCCATACGAGGAGGAGCAATATCCCAAGTCCTCGCAATGTTGCTTGATTTCATCCCGGAAGCAATGGCCCTTGGGGCAATTATTGCACAGGACTCATCAGGAGCATTGCTCGTTGCATTTCTAATCGGTCTTCAAAACCTTCCTGAAGGTTTTAACGCATTCCGTGAGGTAAAAGCAAACCGTTATTGTTCTAGCTGCAACGCCCTTATAATCTTTACTGGACTTGCTTTACTAGGCCCTCTTTCTGCTTTAATAGGGTTGAAATATCTCGCAGGGAATCAACTTGTACTTAACAAGATCATGGTATTCTGCGCTGGTGGCATTTTATATCTTATTTTTCAAGATATTGCCCCTCAAGCCAAACTCAAAAATCGTTGGGCGCCGCCATTAGGGGCAATTGCTGGATTTCTTCTTGGAGTCATAGGCCACATGATGGCGTATTCTAATACCGGCTGA
- a CDS encoding type II toxin-antitoxin system Phd/YefM family antitoxin, translating to MLNTVSTAEARKRLAEIVNKVAYGKEPVVLTRRGEEIAALISMEELELLQLIEDHIDIEDAKKALEEPGKNISAEKLWKELGL from the coding sequence ATGCTTAATACAGTTTCTACGGCCGAGGCCAGAAAAAGACTTGCAGAAATCGTAAACAAGGTTGCGTATGGAAAAGAACCGGTTGTGTTGACCCGCCGGGGCGAGGAAATTGCCGCCCTTATTTCCATGGAAGAGCTTGAATTGCTTCAACTTATTGAAGATCATATTGATATTGAAGATGCGAAGAAGGCTCTTGAAGAGCCGGGCAAAAACATTTCGGCTGAAAAACTCTGGAAAGAGTTGGGGCTCTAA
- a CDS encoding type II toxin-antitoxin system RelE/ParE family toxin, with protein sequence MRYSVEFRPAVLKNMKRLPKKELLRIKKKIDDLAENLPDPATTKMKGNNTFHKIRAGDYRIVYEIHEDRLVILVVKVGHRKDVYKRLL encoded by the coding sequence GTGAGATATTCTGTTGAGTTCAGGCCAGCCGTTTTGAAGAACATGAAACGGCTTCCCAAGAAGGAACTGCTTAGAATTAAAAAGAAAATAGATGATCTTGCTGAAAATTTGCCTGACCCGGCTACCACCAAAATGAAAGGCAACAATACTTTTCATAAGATTCGTGCTGGTGATTATCGGATTGTTTATGAAATTCATGAGGATCGGCTCGTCATACTTGTCGTGAAAGTCGGACACCGTAAAGACGTTTATAAAAGACTCCTCTAA